The proteins below are encoded in one region of Scophthalmus maximus strain ysfricsl-2021 chromosome 4, ASM2237912v1, whole genome shotgun sequence:
- the ppip5k1a gene encoding inositol hexakisphosphate and diphosphoinositol-pentakisphosphate kinase 2 isoform X4 codes for MSEPDSPGESRRGAPRFFVGCEDDESEALEDSMRTDMELYEDDEDTDSPVEQQIVVGICCMMKKSKSKPMTQILERLCRFEYITVVIFPEDVILNEAVDKWPLCDCLISFHSKGFPLDKAVSYAKLRNPLLINDLNMQYYIQDRREVYRILQEEGIDLPRYAVLNRDPDKPEECNLVEGEDHVEVNGEIFQKPFVEKPVCAEDHNVYIYYPTSAGGGSQRLFRKIGSRSSVYSPESSVRKTGSYIYEEFMPTDGTDVKVYTVGPDYAHAEARKSPALDGKVERDSEGKEVRYPVMLSAMEKLVARKVCLAFQQTVCGFDLLRANGHSYVCDVNGFSFVKNSMKYYDDCAKILGNIVMRELAPQFQIPWSIPTEAEDIPIVPTTSGTMMELRCVIAIIRHGDRTPKQKMKMEVRNPMFFDLFEKYGGYKTGKLKLKKPKQLQEVLDITRQLLAELGQHNDCEIEEKKSKLEQLKTVLEMYGHFSGINRKVQLTYLPHGQPKTSSEEEDTRKEGPSLLLVLKWGGELTPAGRVQAEELGRAFRCMYPGGQGDYAGFPGCGLLRLHSTYRHDLKIYASDEGRVQMTAAAFAKGLLALEGELTPILVQMVKSANMNGLLDNDSDSLSSCQHRVKARLHEILQKDRDFIDEDYDRLAPTSSDSLVNSMKIIQNPVATCDRVYALIQSLTSQIRKRMEDPKSADLQLYHSETLELMLQRWSKLERDFRMKNGRYDISKIPDIYDCVKYDVIHNATLGLEDTLELFRLSRALADIVIPQEYGINRVEKLDIAYAYCLPLVRKIQLDLQRTHEDESVNKLHPLYSRGVMSPGRHVRTRLYFTSESHVHSLLSIFRYGGLLDEEKDQQWKRAMDYLSAVSELNYMTQIVIMLYEDNNKELTSEERFHVELHFSPGVKGVEEEENAPTGFGFRPASAENGQKQTDPGSMEDLSRDETDRAVPLSEPITIQRRSPLIRNHKTGSMEVLSETSSSKVGSYRLFSFCSRQSPEMKQSGLGFDGCSMVPSIYPLETLHNSLSLKQVNEFLTGVCESAGDPHTRTTRALSAMFDTHNQPSVDSYIPQRVLTSSISLRSRSDRPPWYSSGPSSTVSSAGPSSPTTADTSPRFSFSDKISLTPQSSEETHASQNASAPPAPALPNPSEVPLTPNNSPEEEDDDDVVTGHQPDIRGHTQEVPEAAPYALDLPISDPGLRPACSALAELALSRMEGYCLPGSLPVLLELRESSSEAGSSSQTPQSPEGPDEFFDTQESMELWMDSPESLPSPETPLEVGATHPGEP; via the exons ATGTCAGAGCCCGACAGCCCGGGCGAGAGCCGGCGCGGCGCTCCCAGATTCTTCGTGGGCTGCGAGGACGATGAGAGCGAGGCCCTGGAGGACAGCATGAGGACGGACATGGAGCTGtacgaggacgacgaggacaCGGACTCG cccgTGGAGCAACAGATCGTGGTGGGGATCTGCTGCATGATGAAGAAGTCCAAGTCCAAGCCCATGACCCAGATCCTGGAGAGACTGTGCAGGTTCGAGTACATCACTGTGGTCATCTTCCCCGAGGACGTCATCCTCAACGAGGCCGTGGACAAGTGGCCTCTGTGCGACTGCCTCATCTCATTCCACTCCAAAG GCTTCCCACTGGACAAGGCAGTGAGCTACGCCAAACTGAGAAACCCTCTGCTCATCAACGACCTGAACATGCAGTACTACATACAGGACAG GAGAGAGGTGTATCGCATCCTGCAGGAGGAAGGGATTGATCTGCCTCGCTATGCCGTGCTGAACCGTGACCCAGACAAACCAGAAG agtgTAACCTGGTGGAAGGCGAGGACCACGTGGAGGTGAACGGAGAGATCTTCCAGAAGCCTTTTGTGGAGAAGCCCGTCTGTGCTGAGGATCACAACGTCTACATCTACTACCCGACCTCTGCCGGCGGCGGCAGCCAGCGCCTCTTCAGAAAG ATCGGGAGTCGGAGCAGCGTTTACTCACCGGAGAGCAGCGTGAGGAAGACGGGCTCCTACATCTACGAAGAGTTCATGCCAACAGACGGCACTGATGTTAAG GTGTACACGGTGGGACCGGACTACGCTCATGCTGAGGCCCGGAAGTCGCCCGCTCTGGACgggaaggtggagagagacagcgagggCAAAGAGGTCCGCTACCCTGTCATGCTCTCGGCCATGGAGAAGCTGGTGGCCCGCAAGGTTTGCCTCGCGTTCCAG CAAACAGTCTGCGGCTTCGACCTCCTCCGAGCCAACGGTCACTCCTACGTGTGCGACGTCAACGGTTTCAGTTTTGTGAAGAACTCCATGAAGTACTACGACGACTGTGCCAAAATCCTCGG GAACATTGTGATGCGCGAGCTGGCTCCTCAGTTTCAGATCCCTTGGTCCATCCCCACTGAGGCGGAGGACATTCCCATCGTTCCCACCACTTCAGGGACTAT GATGGAACTGCGCTGCGTCATCGCCATCATCCGACACGGAGACCGAACGCCCaaacagaagatgaagatggaagTCCGCAACCCCAT GTTCTTCGATCTCTTTGAAAAATATGGAGGATACAAAACAGGGAAACTAAAGCTCAAGAAGCCAAAACAACTGCAG GAAGTGCTGGACATCACGCGGCAGCTGCTGGCAGAACTCGGGCAGCACAACGACTGCGAGATAGAAGAGAAGAAGTCCAaactggagcagctgaagacCGTTCTGGAAAT GTATGGCCACTTCTCTGGGATCAACAGAAAAGTGCAGCTGACCTACCTGCCCCATGGGCAGCCCAAAACCTCCAGCGAGGAAGAAG ACACGCGCAAGGAAGGTCCGTCCCTGCTGCTGGTACTGAAGTGGGGCGGGGAGCTGACTCCTGCCGGCCGAGTGCAGGCCGAGGAGCTGGGGCGGGCGTTCCGCTGCATGTACCCTGGAggacaag GAGACTACGCCGGGTTCCCAGGCTGCGGGTTACTACGGTTACACAGCACCTACAGACACGACCTGAAGATCTACGCGTCCGATGAGGGAAGGGTGCAGATGACGGCCGCGGCTTTCGCAAAG ggtTTGCTGGCGCTGGAGGGCGAGCTGACGCCCATCCTGGTGCAGATGGTGAAGAGCGCCAACATGAACGGGCTGCTGGACAACGACAGCGACTCGCTGAGCAGCTGCCAGCACCGCGTCAAGGCCCGACTCCACGAGATCCTGCAGAAGGACCGCGACTTCATCGACGAGGACTACGACAGG CTGGCCCCGACCAGCAGTGACTCTCTGGTGAATTCCATGAAGATAATCCAGAACCCGGTGGCCACGTGCGACCGCGTCTACGCCCTCATTCAGAGCCTCACGTCTCAGATCCGCAAAAGAATGGAGGACCCCAAGTCCGCTG acttgCAGCTGTACCACAGCGAGACACTGGAGCTGATGCTGCAGCGCTGGTCCAAACTGGAGAGAGACTTCCGCATGAAGAACGGCCGCTACGACATCAGCAAGATACCCGACATTTATGACTGCGTGAAGTACGACGTGATCCACAACGCCACGCTGGGCCTGGAGGACACGCTGGAGCTGTTCAGGCTGTCACGAGCTCTGGCCGACATCGTCATCCCacag gaatATGGCATCAATCGAGTGGAGAAGTTGGATATAGCGTACGCCTACTGCCTCCCTCTGGTCCGGAAGATCCAGCTCGACCTGCAGAGGACACACGAGGACGAGTCTGTCAACAAACTACATCCTCT CTACTCCCGTGGAGTGATGTCACCCGGGCGCCACGTCAGGACGCGTCTGTATTTCACCAGCGAGAGTCACGTCCACTCGCTGCTCAGCATCTTCCGCTACGGAGGCCTGCTTGAC GAGGAGAAGGACCAGCAGTGGAAACGTGCCATGGATTACCTCAGTGCCGTCTCTGAACTCAACTACATGACCCAGATTGTCATCATGCTGTATGAGGACAACAATAag GAGCTGACGTCTGAGGAACGCTTCCACGTGGAGCTGCACTTCAGCCCCGGGGTCAAAggcgtggaggaggaggagaacgcaCCCACTGGCTTCGGCTTCAGGCCGGCGTCCGCAGAG AACGGGCAGAAGCAGACGGACCCCGGCAGCATGGAGGACCTGTCGCGGGACGAGACGGACCGGGCAGTGCCGCTGTCTGAGCCGATCACCATCCAGAGGAGGTCGCCGCTCATACGCAACCACAAGACTGGTTCCATGGAG GTCCTGTCGGAGACGTCGTCCTCCAAAGTGGGCAGCTACCGCCTCTTCTCGTTCTGCTCTCGTCAGTCCCCCGAGATGAAACAAAGTGGATTAG GCTTCGACGGCTGCTCCATGGTGCCGTCCATCTACCCTCTGGAGACGCTGCACAACTCGCTGTCGCTGAAGCAGGTCAACGAGTTCCTCACTGGCGTGTGCGAGAGCGCCGGGGACCCGCACACCCGGACGACCAGAG CTCTGTCCGCCATGTTTGACACGCACAACCAGCCGTCGGTGGACTCGTACATCCCTCAGAGAGTCCTCacgtcctccatctccctccgaTCTCGTTCCGACAGACCTCCCTGGT ACAGCAGCGGTCCATCCAGCACCGTGTCCAGCGCCGGTCCGTCGTCTCCCACCACCGCCGACACGTCCCCGCGCTTCAGCTTCAGCGATAAGATCTCTCTCACGCCTCAGAGCAGCGAGGAAACTCACGCCTCTCAGAACGCCTCCGCCCCGCCGGCGCCCGCACTCCCGAACCCCTCCGAAGTCCCTCTAACTCCAAACAACtcgccagaggaggaggacgacgacgacgtggTCACCGGTCACCAGCCAGACATTCGCGGACACACGCAGGAAGTGCCGGAGGCGGCCCCCTACGCCCTGGATCTGCCGATATCCGACCCCGGCCTGAGGCCGGCCTGCTCCGCGTTGGCCGAGCTGGCTCTGAGCCGGATGGAGGGCTACTGCCTGCCCGGCTCGCTGCCCGTGCTGCTGGAGCTCCGAGAGAGCAGCAGCGAGGCGGGCTCCAGCTCCCAGACGCCCCAGTCTCCCGAGGGACCCGACGAGTTCTTCGACACCCAGGAGTCCATGGAGCTGTGGATGGACAGTCCGGAGAGCCTGCCCAGTCCCGAGACGCCCCTGGAGGTCGGCGCCACTCACCCGGGGGAGCCGTGA
- the ppip5k1a gene encoding inositol hexakisphosphate and diphosphoinositol-pentakisphosphate kinase 2 isoform X3, whose product MSEPDSPGESRRGAPRFFVGCEDDESEALEDSMRTDMELYEDDEDTDSPVEQQIVVGICCMMKKSKSKPMTQILERLCRFEYITVVIFPEDVILNEAVDKWPLCDCLISFHSKGFPLDKAVSYAKLRNPLLINDLNMQYYIQDRREVYRILQEEGIDLPRYAVLNRDPDKPEECNLVEGEDHVEVNGEIFQKPFVEKPVCAEDHNVYIYYPTSAGGGSQRLFRKIGSRSSVYSPESSVRKTGSYIYEEFMPTDGTDVKVYTVGPDYAHAEARKSPALDGKVERDSEGKEVRYPVMLSAMEKLVARKVCLAFQQTVCGFDLLRANGHSYVCDVNGFSFVKNSMKYYDDCAKILGNIVMRELAPQFQIPWSIPTEAEDIPIVPTTSGTMMELRCVIAIIRHGDRTPKQKMKMEVRNPMFFDLFEKYGGYKTGKLKLKKPKQLQEVLDITRQLLAELGQHNDCEIEEKKSKLEQLKTVLEMYGHFSGINRKVQLTYLPHGQPKTSSEEEDTRKEGPSLLLVLKWGGELTPAGRVQAEELGRAFRCMYPGGQGDYAGFPGCGLLRLHSTYRHDLKIYASDEGRVQMTAAAFAKGLLALEGELTPILVQMVKSANMNGLLDNDSDSLSSCQHRVKARLHEILQKDRDFIDEDYDRLAPTSSDSLVNSMKIIQNPVATCDRVYALIQSLTSQIRKRMEDPKSADLQLYHSETLELMLQRWSKLERDFRMKNGRYDISKIPDIYDCVKYDVIHNATLGLEDTLELFRLSRALADIVIPQEYGINRVEKLDIAYAYCLPLVRKIQLDLQRTHEDESVNKLHPLYSRGVMSPGRHVRTRLYFTSESHVHSLLSIFRYGGLLDEEKDQQWKRAMDYLSAVSELNYMTQIVIMLYEDNNKELTSEERFHVELHFSPGVKGVEEEENAPTGFGFRPASAENGQKQTDPGSMEDLSRDETDRAVPLSEPITIQRRSPLIRNHKTGSMEVLSETSSSKVGSYRLFSFCSRQSPEMKQSGLGSQCAGLFSTTVLGGSSSAPNLQDYARAHRKKYSSGSLSYKDGFDGCSMVPSIYPLETLHNSLSLKQVNEFLTGVCESAGDPHTRTTRALSAMFDTHNQPSVDSYIPQRVLTSSISLRSRSDRPPWYSSGPSSTVSSAGPSSPTTADTSPRFSFSDKISLTPQSSEETHASQNASAPPAPALPNPSEVPLTPNNSPEEEDDDDVVTGHQPDIRGHTQEVPEAAPYALDLPISDPGLRPACSALAELALSRMEGYCLPGSLPVLLELRESSSEAGSSSQTPQSPEGPDEFFDTQESMELWMDSPESLPSPETPLEVGATHPGEP is encoded by the exons ATGTCAGAGCCCGACAGCCCGGGCGAGAGCCGGCGCGGCGCTCCCAGATTCTTCGTGGGCTGCGAGGACGATGAGAGCGAGGCCCTGGAGGACAGCATGAGGACGGACATGGAGCTGtacgaggacgacgaggacaCGGACTCG cccgTGGAGCAACAGATCGTGGTGGGGATCTGCTGCATGATGAAGAAGTCCAAGTCCAAGCCCATGACCCAGATCCTGGAGAGACTGTGCAGGTTCGAGTACATCACTGTGGTCATCTTCCCCGAGGACGTCATCCTCAACGAGGCCGTGGACAAGTGGCCTCTGTGCGACTGCCTCATCTCATTCCACTCCAAAG GCTTCCCACTGGACAAGGCAGTGAGCTACGCCAAACTGAGAAACCCTCTGCTCATCAACGACCTGAACATGCAGTACTACATACAGGACAG GAGAGAGGTGTATCGCATCCTGCAGGAGGAAGGGATTGATCTGCCTCGCTATGCCGTGCTGAACCGTGACCCAGACAAACCAGAAG agtgTAACCTGGTGGAAGGCGAGGACCACGTGGAGGTGAACGGAGAGATCTTCCAGAAGCCTTTTGTGGAGAAGCCCGTCTGTGCTGAGGATCACAACGTCTACATCTACTACCCGACCTCTGCCGGCGGCGGCAGCCAGCGCCTCTTCAGAAAG ATCGGGAGTCGGAGCAGCGTTTACTCACCGGAGAGCAGCGTGAGGAAGACGGGCTCCTACATCTACGAAGAGTTCATGCCAACAGACGGCACTGATGTTAAG GTGTACACGGTGGGACCGGACTACGCTCATGCTGAGGCCCGGAAGTCGCCCGCTCTGGACgggaaggtggagagagacagcgagggCAAAGAGGTCCGCTACCCTGTCATGCTCTCGGCCATGGAGAAGCTGGTGGCCCGCAAGGTTTGCCTCGCGTTCCAG CAAACAGTCTGCGGCTTCGACCTCCTCCGAGCCAACGGTCACTCCTACGTGTGCGACGTCAACGGTTTCAGTTTTGTGAAGAACTCCATGAAGTACTACGACGACTGTGCCAAAATCCTCGG GAACATTGTGATGCGCGAGCTGGCTCCTCAGTTTCAGATCCCTTGGTCCATCCCCACTGAGGCGGAGGACATTCCCATCGTTCCCACCACTTCAGGGACTAT GATGGAACTGCGCTGCGTCATCGCCATCATCCGACACGGAGACCGAACGCCCaaacagaagatgaagatggaagTCCGCAACCCCAT GTTCTTCGATCTCTTTGAAAAATATGGAGGATACAAAACAGGGAAACTAAAGCTCAAGAAGCCAAAACAACTGCAG GAAGTGCTGGACATCACGCGGCAGCTGCTGGCAGAACTCGGGCAGCACAACGACTGCGAGATAGAAGAGAAGAAGTCCAaactggagcagctgaagacCGTTCTGGAAAT GTATGGCCACTTCTCTGGGATCAACAGAAAAGTGCAGCTGACCTACCTGCCCCATGGGCAGCCCAAAACCTCCAGCGAGGAAGAAG ACACGCGCAAGGAAGGTCCGTCCCTGCTGCTGGTACTGAAGTGGGGCGGGGAGCTGACTCCTGCCGGCCGAGTGCAGGCCGAGGAGCTGGGGCGGGCGTTCCGCTGCATGTACCCTGGAggacaag GAGACTACGCCGGGTTCCCAGGCTGCGGGTTACTACGGTTACACAGCACCTACAGACACGACCTGAAGATCTACGCGTCCGATGAGGGAAGGGTGCAGATGACGGCCGCGGCTTTCGCAAAG ggtTTGCTGGCGCTGGAGGGCGAGCTGACGCCCATCCTGGTGCAGATGGTGAAGAGCGCCAACATGAACGGGCTGCTGGACAACGACAGCGACTCGCTGAGCAGCTGCCAGCACCGCGTCAAGGCCCGACTCCACGAGATCCTGCAGAAGGACCGCGACTTCATCGACGAGGACTACGACAGG CTGGCCCCGACCAGCAGTGACTCTCTGGTGAATTCCATGAAGATAATCCAGAACCCGGTGGCCACGTGCGACCGCGTCTACGCCCTCATTCAGAGCCTCACGTCTCAGATCCGCAAAAGAATGGAGGACCCCAAGTCCGCTG acttgCAGCTGTACCACAGCGAGACACTGGAGCTGATGCTGCAGCGCTGGTCCAAACTGGAGAGAGACTTCCGCATGAAGAACGGCCGCTACGACATCAGCAAGATACCCGACATTTATGACTGCGTGAAGTACGACGTGATCCACAACGCCACGCTGGGCCTGGAGGACACGCTGGAGCTGTTCAGGCTGTCACGAGCTCTGGCCGACATCGTCATCCCacag gaatATGGCATCAATCGAGTGGAGAAGTTGGATATAGCGTACGCCTACTGCCTCCCTCTGGTCCGGAAGATCCAGCTCGACCTGCAGAGGACACACGAGGACGAGTCTGTCAACAAACTACATCCTCT CTACTCCCGTGGAGTGATGTCACCCGGGCGCCACGTCAGGACGCGTCTGTATTTCACCAGCGAGAGTCACGTCCACTCGCTGCTCAGCATCTTCCGCTACGGAGGCCTGCTTGAC GAGGAGAAGGACCAGCAGTGGAAACGTGCCATGGATTACCTCAGTGCCGTCTCTGAACTCAACTACATGACCCAGATTGTCATCATGCTGTATGAGGACAACAATAag GAGCTGACGTCTGAGGAACGCTTCCACGTGGAGCTGCACTTCAGCCCCGGGGTCAAAggcgtggaggaggaggagaacgcaCCCACTGGCTTCGGCTTCAGGCCGGCGTCCGCAGAG AACGGGCAGAAGCAGACGGACCCCGGCAGCATGGAGGACCTGTCGCGGGACGAGACGGACCGGGCAGTGCCGCTGTCTGAGCCGATCACCATCCAGAGGAGGTCGCCGCTCATACGCAACCACAAGACTGGTTCCATGGAG GTCCTGTCGGAGACGTCGTCCTCCAAAGTGGGCAGCTACCGCCTCTTCTCGTTCTGCTCTCGTCAGTCCCCCGAGATGAAACAAAGTGGATTAG GCTCTCAGTGTGCCGGGCTCTTCAGCACCACTGTCCTGGGCGGCTCCTCTAGCGCCCCTAACCTGCAGGACTACGCGCGCGCACACCGCAAAAAATACTCCAGCGGCAGTCTGTCCTACAAAGACG GCTTCGACGGCTGCTCCATGGTGCCGTCCATCTACCCTCTGGAGACGCTGCACAACTCGCTGTCGCTGAAGCAGGTCAACGAGTTCCTCACTGGCGTGTGCGAGAGCGCCGGGGACCCGCACACCCGGACGACCAGAG CTCTGTCCGCCATGTTTGACACGCACAACCAGCCGTCGGTGGACTCGTACATCCCTCAGAGAGTCCTCacgtcctccatctccctccgaTCTCGTTCCGACAGACCTCCCTGGT ACAGCAGCGGTCCATCCAGCACCGTGTCCAGCGCCGGTCCGTCGTCTCCCACCACCGCCGACACGTCCCCGCGCTTCAGCTTCAGCGATAAGATCTCTCTCACGCCTCAGAGCAGCGAGGAAACTCACGCCTCTCAGAACGCCTCCGCCCCGCCGGCGCCCGCACTCCCGAACCCCTCCGAAGTCCCTCTAACTCCAAACAACtcgccagaggaggaggacgacgacgacgtggTCACCGGTCACCAGCCAGACATTCGCGGACACACGCAGGAAGTGCCGGAGGCGGCCCCCTACGCCCTGGATCTGCCGATATCCGACCCCGGCCTGAGGCCGGCCTGCTCCGCGTTGGCCGAGCTGGCTCTGAGCCGGATGGAGGGCTACTGCCTGCCCGGCTCGCTGCCCGTGCTGCTGGAGCTCCGAGAGAGCAGCAGCGAGGCGGGCTCCAGCTCCCAGACGCCCCAGTCTCCCGAGGGACCCGACGAGTTCTTCGACACCCAGGAGTCCATGGAGCTGTGGATGGACAGTCCGGAGAGCCTGCCCAGTCCCGAGACGCCCCTGGAGGTCGGCGCCACTCACCCGGGGGAGCCGTGA